A window from Corythoichthys intestinalis isolate RoL2023-P3 chromosome 10, ASM3026506v1, whole genome shotgun sequence encodes these proteins:
- the LOC130922515 gene encoding lutropin-choriogonadotropic hormone receptor-like: protein MTSQVLWVAIALSSILFVTSFEAFKCPQICHCTASSFQCSNDTQKDSESYTTSIVIKHLDLQEIPTHAFKQLINIKVIQIYYSTATQIQTHAFLSIHGLREITIKHMKNLRTIEKGAFTDLPNLTLLCIFGTGLMHFPDLSTISSLEFPFRLKIQANMAVKNIPANSFNGMTKKRSDISLMGSSFKEINPHAFNGTFIGTLDLSHNKHLRNLPDDAFEGAVGPLYLDVSSTALTSLPRKGLERVKRLRAKSAFALKRLPPLDSLVELGEAELTYESQCCAFHMWHSKHRQQALKNPQSVCELLYTNAGGATELYKNFPELEHICPSNDGIQCTPKPDDFNPCEDLLGPILGNMTWIIAFFTIVANLTVLVILLFTSRKLTISRFLICNLALADLCMGFYLMLIARMDYHSRHEYYNHATEWQTGPGCDMSGFLTMFSSELSVYTLTVISFERWYTIINAIDLNKRLSMHHVVAIMVVGWVFSLLVALLPLVGVSSYGKVSICLPMDIDTQASQAYVMIVLSLNVAAFLGVCFCYVCMYQSVRKPLPANHYNDAKLAKRMAVLIFTDFLCIAPISFFAISATLHMPLITVSHSKILLTIFYPINSLCNPFLYTIFTRGFRKEVRFLLRHWGSPVRAFIGKCLQLHSYLIPNNAQHETTL from the exons ATGACCTCCCAGGTGCTCTGGGTTGCGATTGCTCTATCCAGCATCTTATTTGTGACCTCCTTTGAGGCTTTCAAGTGTCCGCAAATCTGCCATTGTACGGCCTCAAGCTTCCAGTGCAGCAATGACACTCAAAAGGATTCGGAGAGTTACACCACATCGAT AGTTATCAAACATTTGGATCTTCAAGAGATTCCAACCCATGCCTTCAAACAACTGATCAACATAAAAGTAAT TCAAATCTACTACAGCACTGCGACCCAGATCCAGACACATGCATTCCTTTCCATCCATGGCTTGAGAGAAAT CACTATTAAACATATGAAAAACCTGAGGACAATTGAAAAGGGTGCATTCACTGACCTTCCCAATCTGACTCTTTT GTGCATCTTTGGCACAGGGCTGATGCACTTTCCAGACTTGTCCACTATATCCTCCTTGGAATTCCCATTTAGACT aaaaatacaagCAAACATGGCTGTAAAAAACATCCCTGCCAATTCATTTAATGGTATGACGAAGAAGCGCAGTGACAT AAGCCTGATGGGAAGCAGTTTCAAGGAAATCAACCCACATGCTTTCAATGGAACCTTCATCGGAACACT AGATTTAAGTCACAACAAACATCTGCGCAACCTTCCAGACGATGCCTTCGAAGGAGCTGTTGGTCCGCTTTATTT GGATGTATCGTCCACAGCTTTGACCTCTCTTCCTCGTAAAGGCTTGGAGAGGGTAAAGCGCCTGAGAGCCAAATCTGCTTTTGCCCTTAAGCGCCTTCCTCCACTAGATAGCCTGGTTGAGCTTGGAGAGGCAGAGCTTACCTATGAGAGCCAGTGCTGCGCTTTCCACATGTGGCACAGCAAACACAG ACAACAGGCACTCAAGAATCCGCAATCAGTTTGTGAATTGCTCTACAC AAATGCTGGTGGAGCCACTGAGCTTTACAAGAACTTTCCAGAACTGGAGCACATTTGTCCCAGTAATGATGGCATCCAGTGCACACCAAAGCCAGATGATTTTAACCCTTGCGAAGATTTACTGGGTCCCATCTTGGGCAACATGACATGGATAATAGCCTTTTTTACAATTGTTGCCAACCTCACTGTGTTGGTTATCCTGCTTTTTACAAGTCGCAAGTTAACCATCTCCCGATTTCTGATATGTAACCTTGCCCTGGCGGACCTGTGCATGGGGTTTTACCTGATGCTGATTGCTCGCATGGACTACCACTCTCGCCATGAGTACTACAACCACGCCACCGAATGGCAGACGGGACCAGGATGCGATATGTCGGGCTTCCTGACAATGTTCTCAAGTGAGCTATCCGTTTACACACTCACCGTCATCAGCTTTGAACGCTGGTACACCATCATCAATGCTATAGATCTAAACAAGAGACTCAGCATGCACCATGTGGTGGCCATCATGGTTGTTGGTTGGGTCTTTTCCCTGCTGGTTGCCCTGCTTCCTCTAGTGGGAGTCAGCAGCTATGGCAAAGTGAGCATCTGCCTCCCAATGGATATTGACACGCAGGCTTCTCAGGCATACGTGATGATCGTGCTCTCGCTTAATGTTGCAGCATTTCTGGGGGTGTGTTTCTGCTACGTGTGCATGTACCAGAGTGTCCGCAAGCCATTACCTGCCAATCACTACAATGATGCAAAGCTCGCCAAGCGCATGGCGGTGCTCATTTTCACAGACTTCCTTTGCATAGCTCCAATCTCTTTCTTCGCAATCTCCGCGACACTTCACATGCCCCTCATCACAGTGTCTCACTCCAAGATCCTCCTCACCATTTTTTATCCCATCAACTCTCTCTGCAACCCTTTcctgtacaccatcttcactcgtGGCTTTAGGAAAGAAGTGCGCTTTCTGCTCCGACATTGGGGAAGTCCtgtcagggcatttataggtaaaTGCCTACAGCTCCATTCCTACCTGATTCCAAACAACGCTCAGCACGAAACCACGCTTTAG